A single genomic interval of Oncorhynchus mykiss isolate Arlee chromosome 13, USDA_OmykA_1.1, whole genome shotgun sequence harbors:
- the LOC110487372 gene encoding zinc finger protein OZF, with translation MSSLSNSPPDKDEEVGWTERETLVKEEEEDVTVQKQVEGEAVTVKEEEKDISVKEEEYSFRVKEEEDVTVKEEKEEDAVFGVKEGNMTVTLKEEEEEVGDLFNTRERRDNRGSSREPQQHHDADEAEKSLSTSEHLKKHQQKPTENKSHCCSDCGKCCKSSSELKIHQRVHTGEKSHHCFYCGKSYSCSDSLKVHQRIHTGEKPYSCDQCGKSFTQSGCLVVHQRTHTGEKPNHCSDCGKSFSRLDSLKVHQRIHTGEKNFRCSYCGKHYSRLNSLQGHLRIHTGEKSYSCDQCGKSFAQSGNLLVHQRTHTGDKPYGCDQCGKSFTQSGSLKSHQRIHTGEKPYGCDQCGKSFTQSGSLIVHQRAHTGEKPYGCDQCGKRFVASNYLTTHQRTHTEQSYSCNQCGKSFTQPNTLIVHLRTHTGEKPHGCDQCGKRYSDKRSLIKHQTIHT, from the exons atgagttcactaagcAACTCTCCTCCTGATAAAGATGAGGAGGTCGGCTGGACGGAGAGAGAAACTCtcgtgaaagaggaagaggaggatgtcacagtacaaaaacaagtagagggtgaggctgttaccgtgaaagaagaagagaaagacatttcagtgaaagaagaggagtactcgttcagagtgaaagaggaggaggatgttacagtaaaagaagagaaagaggaggatgcagTTTTTGGAGTGAAGGAGGGGAACATGACTGTCACattgaaagaggaggaagaggaggttggAGATCTGTTTAACACCA gagagagacgagaCAATCGTGGATCCTCtcgggagcctcaacaacatcatgatgctgacgaggcagaaaagagtctctccacatcagaacacctcaagaaacaccagcagaaaCCCACAGAAAATAAatctcactgctgctctgactgtgggaaatgttgcaaatcttcatcagaacttaaaatacaccagcgagtacacacaggagagaaatctcacCACTGTTTTTACTGTGGGAAGAGTTACTCATGTTCAGATTCACTAAAAGtacaccagagaattcacacaggagagaaaccttatagctgtgatcaatgtgggaagagttttactcagtcagGCTGTCTGGTagtgcaccagagaacacacacaggagagaaacctaaccactgctctgactgtgggaaaagtTTCTCAAGATTAGATTCACTAAAAGTACACCAaagaattcacacaggagagaaaaatTTCCGCTGCTCTTACTGTGGGAAACATTACTCAAGGTTAAATTCACTACAAGGACACCTGagaattcacactggagagaaatcttatagctgtgatcaatgtgggaagagttttgctcaGTCAGGCAACCTGCTagtgcaccagagaacacacacaggagataaaccttatggctgtgatcaatgtgggaagagttttactcagtccgGCAGCCTgaaatcacaccagagaatacacactggagagaaaccttatggctgtgatcaatgtgggaagagttttactcagtcagGCAGCCTGATAGTGCACCAAAGAGcacacaccggagagaaaccttatggctgtgatcaatgtgggaagaggttTGTTGCATCTAACTATCTGACTACACATCAGCGAACACACACAGAGCAAtcttatagctgtaatcaatgtgggaagagttttactcagccaAACACTCTGATAGTACatctgagaacacacacaggagagaaacctcatggctgtgatcaatgtgggaagagatactctgataaaagatctctgatAAAACATCAGACAATACATACATGA